A genomic window from Montipora capricornis isolate CH-2021 chromosome 8, ASM3666992v2, whole genome shotgun sequence includes:
- the LOC138059371 gene encoding ras-related protein Rap-2a-like, whose protein sequence is MRNNSEFLMSLRRKSMPQSRFSATSTMRHPRTYTPPQQRKQSWSGSAGTGVLSYSVEKKPLPNRLRSNSSGCRNDYLSPARLDFQPLKKRPSLWGSKLKLGSKDSAAVSEKHSIVMLGAGGVGKTALVVRFVTGRFLNEYDPTLEMVYEKDIAVGESTVSLHILDTANNTEAYYIRTGESFIVVYSITDHYSFEVARQMVKLIREVRKLDQDEQCQVPVILIGNKRDLRRGRQVTKEEARETALEFSCSHYETSALTNRNVQILFLNMVFQVRMNKQAHQKTQGSSGSNGFFSSVRHLLNRRNSLPG, encoded by the exons ATGAGAAATAATTCTGAGTTCTTGATGTCGCTGCGAAGAAAAAGCATGCCGCAGTCACGGTTCTCTGCAACTTCAACGATGCGCCATCCACGAACGTACACGCCACCACAGCAAAGAAAGCAGTCATGGTCGGGTAGCGCTGGTACTGGAGTGCTTTCATACTCGGTTGAAAAAAAACCGTTACCCAACAGGCTGAGGAGTAATAGCTCTGGTTGCAGAAATGATTATCTCAGCCCAGCAAGACTGGACTTTCAGCCACTGAAGAAGCGACCGAGTCTTTGGGGAAGCAAGCTGAAGTTAGGCAGCAAAGATTCCGCGGCGGTATCAGAAAAGCACTCTATCGTGATGCTCGGAGCAGGAGGGGTAGGAAAAACAG CACTCGTTGTTCGATTCGTCACTGGCCGCTTCCTAAACGAATACGACCCGACACTTG aGATGGTCTACGAAAAGGACATTGCTGTTGGAGAAAGCACAGTTTCACTTCACATTTTGGACACAGCCAATAAC ACCGAAGCGTATTACATCAGAACTGGTGAGAGTTTTATTGTGGTATACTCTATTACGGATCACTACAGCTTTGAAGTGGCGAGACAAATGGTCAAGCTTATCAGAGAGGTGCGAAAGTTAGACCAGGATGAGCAATGTCAGGTCCCTGTAATACTAATAGGAAACAAGAGGGACCTACGACGAGGGAGACAGGTCACCAAGGAGGAAGCGAGAGAGACTGCTTTAGAATTCTCCTGCTCGCATTACGAAACTTCAGCTCTGACCAACAGAAATGTTCAAATTTTGTTCCTTAACATGGTATTCCAAGTCAGGATGAACAAACAGGCACATCAAAAGACCCAAGGATCATCCGGTAGCAATGGATTTTTCAGTTCGGTTCGTCATCTGTTGAATCGAAGAAACAGTTTGCCGGGCTAG
- the LOC138059694 gene encoding uncharacterized protein, translated as MIDSEMAAKSKLNDRLLGNFSAGEIRKEEQVTAGSSLLTFMNLASGNVKNALEKPANFKRNINHRRYLQKQLRNFGKRKPSEMILKKPKDVFKHKNNGLSGIKNGVSRNSSRQEGNSKKSEKNAFVGSCENPSLRDRNLPPSFWQEPFVKDVTETCMYPLYPGTFLPRAEDSEDPYNPATFETYFEGWSEFVVQPEVPTEVLSPCSESVGAPSLSSEEAIFDDFMTGEELTQNIDIKDLYVPELYIEDRSAHEHSYDESLYLAPISPSQYIFTPTTCSDQAYFNFTFDHDQSGLPPFAMAFLSPGSLAQY; from the coding sequence ATGATAGACTCTGAGATGGCCGCAAAGTCGAAATTAAACGATCGACTCTTGGGCAATTTCTCCGCCGGTGAAATCCGAAAGGAAGAGCAAGTAACAGCTGGAAGTTCACTTCTTACATTCATGAACTTGGCTTCAGGAAATGTCAAGAACGCTCTGGAAAAGCCAGCCAACTTTAAAAGGAACATTAATCATCGAAGATACCTGCAGAAGCAATTGCGCAATTTCGGGAAGCGGAAACCGAGCGAAATGATCTTGAAGAAGCCTAAAGACGTTTTCAAACACAAAAATAATGGCCTTTCCGGTATCAAGAACGGCGTGTCCCGAAATTCCTCAAGACAAGAAGGAAATTCCAAGAAATCCGAGAAAAATGCATTTGTTGGCAGCTGTGAAAACCCCTCACTGAGAGACAGAAATCTCCCTCCTTCGTTTTGGCAAGAGCCGTTTGTTAAGGATGTGACGGAAACTTGCATGTATCCCTTGTATCCTGGTACATTTCTCCCCAGGGCTGAAGACTCTGAAGACCCTTACAATCCAGCCACTTTCGAGACTTATTTCGAAGGTTGGAGTGAATTTGTAGTACAGCCAGAGGTTCCTACGGAAGTTCTGTCACCGTGCTCAGAGTCAGTCGGAGCACCCTCGTTATCATCTGAGGAGGCAATATTTGATGATTTTATGACCGGAGAGGAACTCACACAAAATATCGATATCAAAGACTTGTATGTACCTGAACTTTATATCGAAGACAGAAGCGCTCATGAACATTCCTATGACGAAAGTCTTTATCTGGCACCTATATCGCCATCACAATATATTTTCACTCCGACAACTTGTTCAGATCAAGCCTACTTCAATTTTACATTTGATCACGATCAATCTGGGCTACCGCCGTTCGCCATGGCTTTCCTTAGTCCAGGATCCTTGGCTCAGTACTAG